A region of the Myripristis murdjan chromosome 10, fMyrMur1.1, whole genome shotgun sequence genome:
CAATTGTCAGCACTACTGCAACTTCAGGTTCACCAGTTTATTCAGGTTAGCACACCAGACAGAAATAAAACGTAGCTCATGTCagcaacatgaaatcaacactACCAATCTGGTTCTTCTATAAGGATTTCTGCACAATAATAAAGTGTAGCCAAACCCATCAACAATCATGCTCTGCTATTGCCTTTTCCATTAACTTAATGTCATTTAATTCACAGAGACAGGTCCAACTCAATGCTTTCCAGCTAGTCCCACTAACATGTCAACGACTAGAGACCCTCTAGATGTCAATGACACCGCTGGTCAGTCCACGGGGCAGCACCAACGAACAGAGCTACTAAtgctctctttgtctgtcttctgtcactttctgtcttcctctttgttcTACATTATTTGATTACAAATTCTTCTTATGAATCTTAGATGTAGTGTATAGCATCCAACCCTTTGAGGAGCATTTCTACTTCTGCTCTATCTGTATTTTTACCCCTGCAGTCAGACCAGATACGTTCTTCAGAGTTAATATGACCTTGAAGATGACTGGCGCATCTGGAAATCCAGTGGATATCATCGAGAATTGGGTAAGGcaatcacacaaatacactgtcatttcaaaatgcactttaatgaaaatagcttacactgtgtgtgtgtgtgtgcgtgtgtgtgtttttgtctttgtctttgtgtaaaaGCTGAAGGAAGTGCTGGAGGTGAATAACACCATGGCTGTACTGAATCTCAAGATAAGAGAAAATGACAGCAGGTGTGTCCCTTGTGATTCATTTATTCTGCAGTTACGGCCTCTAAGTCTCTAAGTCATTGTCATTTGAAAGCTTAGGTTAAAGTAGCACTGATCTGTAATCTTTATAGGCACATGGAGCAATATAACGGACTGCTGGTGAGTATGTACAAGATGATTCACAGTGCAATGCAGTTTATTTTACATATGTTAATTATGTTTAGATAATTTAACAATTTGTCTAACAATTAACAACTTTATTGCGGCTTGGCCTTGTCTCAAATAATATTTagcatttgtaaaaataaataaataaataaataaaataaaacaaaagctcTTTTATGGTTTCCTTTCTTTTAGGTCACCCAAGCGCAACACAAAGAGTAGGTAACTAAGAATAAGGCCAGAAATTAGatactttatttgtatttattaagaattttagatttttttttttaattaatttttagcTTGTCTAATTTAATTATGCATTTCGTCAACAGATACAAATGCACATTCCACGCTCAGGCATACAGTTCACTGGCTGTCGAAGAAATTAAAAAGCACATTCATGATGTCTTGACCTCAAACTATGCAAATGACACAGTTGCCATTCAAACTGCACACGTGGAGATCAGGCACATCGGTAAGATGGAGTTTCTAACACAGATAAAGAGCGAAAGTTCTGCTCAACTGTACTTGGACTTCTACAGGTGTCACCATATCTGGTTTTTCTTCCTCAGTACCAGGGAACTGTTTAGAAGACACAACAGAGACAATCTATGGACCGTTCACGTGGCCCGAAACGTTTCCTCAAGAAACTCAAGAGATGGCATGCAGGAGCCCTCCATCAGGGAGAGCCTACAGGCTTTGGTGAGATAGTACTTTAATACTTTGATTTTTGACGCAAACATACGCCCAAACGTTTTGTCACTCAAGACACATTCATACCATAAGATCATCATGCTGTATGCAGAGGTTTGGTTTTTTATTGTCTGATGTTATGCAGTGGAATGGTTCACCACTTCATTTCTAAACTCAGACATATGTAACTTTATAATTCAGGCCCAATACGGTAGTAATATCCAGTGGTTTGTTCAGAAGGCTGAGTCATCACAGGAAATGGTTACcttaatgaaaatgtatttacttactTGCTCACATCATGCTTGCTGCAATCACATGTAAGACAGTCTGTTTCCATAGAGACAGCACAGCAAGACTAGAAAATTCCCTCAATTACAGTGATCCTGTTCCATGCAGTCCCCCCACTCTGCACACAAGctctgactgcacacacacacacaggctaatgCTGATGGATCACAGCCAGCCAGCGGCTCATGCAAAAATCAATTTCCTTTAAGCGAATTATTAATGTAATGAAGGGCTCCAATCTTCCCAATATCATGTCTGACAACTTGGATATTAATATTGTTCAAGGGGCAGTGACTGAGTTTTAAAGGTAATCAGTTTTATGATCCCACAGTGAAACATTATGTGTTTATTAAGAGTTCAATACAATCATCCAATATATTTTAGAcagatgggatttttttttttattaccatcTGCTTTAAAGCTGGAGATGACCTTGGTTGCCAAACAAGGAAGATTGTTttgaaatcacaaaataaattactgttTTAAGGATGATCtcatttcacttttgttttaaaGGACACATTCAGTGTAGTTTCAAACTTCATGAGGATGGATTGTTTAATATTTGCTTTAAAAgaccatagcagtgattttgaatgtttttttccaggttGACTACAGTTTACCTACATCGTACATTGCATCAAACTATTTTCCAAATCATGCTGGGATGCTGAAGATTTCacactttttaattaaaacccCTAAATTTTCAAATATGGATTTCCGGTTGAAATGGCCACTttacaatgttctgcttctgtggctagcAACATTAtctccattcataaaccacggCACTGacaactggctgtgtaaagcaaacctTTCCCCTGGGTGACTATTTTCTGGCTGAGaaactgtttcactccacccaatttcaaatGATTCAAGTCatccaaactgaaaaaaactgctGCTCTTGGAAAAAGTGACAACAAAGTCTTTATTagggtgatggaatactggtgtgaagaaagtttgaagtcttagagagttcattttaatattttagtggaatgaatgggcTCTAAGGggtggataaaaggtaggaaaaatgatatagcagttctaaaatatgactgcttgctttgggaaaagattaccAAAAACCTgaagtacatacattttgtagatattatgctggacatgaaaaatcactggtatggtatTTTAAATCTTTGTCAGAAAAAATGACCAGAAGCAAATTGATCTGAAACAGACTAACAGCCATTATTTCTTCTGTTATTTTGTCTCCCCTATTCCTTTCCTGTGCAGTAAGTTGaacagtgacactgacacaacCAGCTGGGCTGATCCTGAAATGACGGCTTGCAAGCCTCTTATGACCATATCAGACCTGGATAAAGTCAATGTAACTGCAGGTGAGAGGATGAATCACATACCGTccctttgcagtttttttttttttttatttttatttatgtctcacaacatgaaaacatggaaTAATGGAGAATAcaggataaaagaaaaaaacaaagctcttAAAAATATTCTGTTCTTAGTTTTGTGTCTAAAAAggtataaaaaatgaaaaaagagaaaagaaaagctttACAGATCACTTAGTATATggtcatatttttgtattttttatttcccgCTAGGTAATTCGGCTGATGTTGTGGACATCATTCAGGACCTAATAGATGTTGAATTTGGTAGCACTGGTGTAGCTGAGGGGGAACTGTCCACCTCCCAGCTGAATGTAGTGATGGACAAGCTGGATGCAGTGGTACATATCAGTAACATTACCGAGGCTCTCGGCACTAAGATAATCAATATCATTGCTGATATCCTGGCTTCCAAGAGTGACATCACTCCAGTGGCTAACATGTGAGTGCAAAGGGATACAAGAAAAGCGAATATCTGGTTGATTTCAGCAATTATGAATATACTGTATGAACACTTACTGTATGACTGTGACATTTTTTGGAATAATAAACATTGTGACCACATTTaaacaatttcatttttcttttcaatccTATGTTGATTCCAAAAGTGTCCTTAATGTAACAGAAAAAATTGGGGACAAAATGGACTTCCAGGGGGAATCAGATAGTATAACTGCCCCATCACTGGCCTTCTCCATGATCAATGTTGATCCAGAGAAGTTCAGCGGACTCACCTTTGGCGTGTCCTCCATTTCATCAAACTTGGACCCGAAGGTGAGAGTCTAAGAATATTTTGGTATGACCTGATGGGGAACAGCAGACTTTACCTATGAACTTTTATTGTAAGCTGCAAAGATGAAACGTCCACTGGCATTCAAAACAAATACCCTGCTCAGTTTCTTTTAGTCTCAAATCGGTTCCACCAGACCACCTCTGGAGCACTCCTACTCCTTACAAGTGGAGCATAATGTCCTTGAGTGACCAGGGAAATGGAAGTCATAAACAAAAAGGTCAATGGTGTGGCAGTGGGAAATAGAGTTATAAAACAGGCTTTGTGCCCTCAAGCTGTCATTGCACATTTAGCTTCAGTGCAGAGCCACGTGACAGCGATATGACTgcgaaaagaaaacagcaactcATGGAAACTTTCCAGAGTTTCACCTGAGTCACCATTTAAGACAAAGAGTAAATACAGAGATAAATGAATCTGGTTTCATTTAGAATCCACAGGATTTTTGCAAAGTACACTGTGGCATTGTCCATGACCTCTCATTCCTTTCAGATTTTCATCAACCAGAGCTTTGAGAGTGAACCTTTCCGTGACACAGTTGCAGCGATTTCTCTCCCTTCTGCACTCCACAACTTCTTTCCACCtcaagacagaaacagagcaagAGTCCAGTTCCACTTCTATGGAGTGCAAGACCTTTTCAAGGTGACCTCATAACCCCCCAGTCATCCTCTGCCTCCAATCTTTATTCTTCCTCTATAGATGCATTCTATAAACTAAACTAATCAATATGTTgtttaaagcaaataaaatgtgaaattttgcgaaagaaaattaatttggAGGTACATTTTACTGGCACAAGGAGGTATACTTGGCTTCACTAGACATTTTACATGGACTGCCCATGCTATTTAGAGATTGTTTAATTAATACATTGATCAGGATATTACCAATTCCTTTCTTTATATCTTTATAATAATTCTATTTGTCAAAATGTTCTTAATATTGCCCAGTGGCCACTGCTACCCCTGCTTATCACCACACCACAACCATTACTATTAacagtggcagtggcagtagCACACAACTAAAACATCCATCTTTAGAACTCATTCAGTCTCATAATTAGTGTTAAAAAATATCTactttctctttaaaaaaaaaaaaaaaaaaactgatgatgagataatcccacctatttccaatgctaatcaacttgtttccagaattttcttgaataaagtgtcattttcttaagactagtgggctgatcttcCTCTTTTCaacatattattatattatattcttttttatagttgtttccaggaaaaaaaatccaagaacaAGCAAAACTGCatcataaaaaatgttattttctcatcccactgtaagattttttcacttgttttatgaaAAGAAGATGGAGATTATCTTGCTGTGTGATAGTAGCACTGTTGTGATCACTGCACCTATATATCATTCTTAACAGGAGCCAGACACAACCGCAGCAACACAGAGCAACTGGACTTTGAATACCTATGTAGTATCTGCCAGTGTCAGTAACAGCCATGTTAGCAACCTCCATGAGCAGCGTGTGGTGGTCACTCTGAGCCATCAACATCCCAAACAGGTGGGAAATCAATGCTTTGCTACGACAGCAATCATAGTGAAGATTTGCATTTGAATTAAACACCATCTTCTCTTTCCTCATCACAGGAAAATGACaaggtacagtgtgtgttttgggactTTCAGAAAAACGGTGAGTGGCtccttgtttctgtgttttggatGTGTCTAATTGGATTTACATGGATTAAATACGTTTTTTAGTACTTTTGGGAACCACTGAGATTAATCAGTTCAAAAACATGTAGGCAGTTGTGTGTTCATAAGCATAGTAGCAGCAGTTTTCAtcagatgttgtgtgtgtgtgtgtgtgtgtgtgtgtgtgtgtgtgtgtgtgtgtgtcagctgggCAGGGTGGTTGGAACAGTCATGGCTGTGTAATCCAAAGTACCTCTACTTATCAGACCAGCTGTCTCTGTGACCACCTCACACACTTTGCTGTGCTTCTGGTGAGTTAACTGGGCtgcttttttctaaaataaaaacaggggACACTCTTCCACCTCTAAACATAGAAATGGGAACTAATCAGTTGCTGACTGCTTGTATTCTCTGCCAGTAAAGAGGCCATGATAATAATACTGCATGATTTCTAGCTCCCGAACacactgatgtgaaaatggcacAATGTGGTGTGTTTCCACCTTGCACCATGTTGTAATTATTTCAGGATGTGACCAGAGCCCCTCTTAGTGATACGGATAGTCAAATTCTGACAGTCATCTCCTATCTTGGTTCCGGTATATCTTCCATCTTCCTGGGTGTAACTCTTCTCACTTATATCGCCTTTGAGTAAGTCACTTGAATTAACACTGataacagaaaacagatttttcttaTCTGGTTTTTCATCCTCTTTCTGTCCCTGTCATGATCTTGGCCTCTGTGTTCAAATTTCCCTGTCTGTGCCTTTGTCCTCTGCACTGCAGGAAGCTGCGTCAGGACTACCCATCCAAAATACTCATCAACCTGTCAGTGGCCCTGCTGGGGCTGAACATGCTTTTCCTTCTGGACTCCTGGCTCTCGTCCTTCCCCAGCTATGGCCTGTGCATCTTCACCGCGGCTACACTGCACTACTTCCTcttggcctccttcacctggaTGGGTCTGGAGGCTGTGCACATGTACTTCGCTCTTGTCAAGGTGTTCAACGTCTACGTGCCCTCCTACATTCTCAAGTTCTGTGCTGTGGGATGGGGTAAGGCACAACGTTGGAGAGGAGGGAATCAACTGCCTAAAATACTCACTTAACTTTGCATGGTGTGTTTGATCAGCGGAAGTCAAATTGTGTTTTACGGTAATTGCAACAGCACactgttatttaaaatgtgcaaCAGAGCAGTGACTGACTAAATGAGAGAATGGTATGGCCAGAATCTTTTGAATTTGTCAGTATCACCATCAGTGTGTCCAAATACAAAGTGAGCACCAAACACTATCAATCTTACTCTGGCCATTAAGAAATATTATTGATATTGTGTTGAGTTGATCTGAGTGAGCTGCAAAAAATGGGAAATTGTGTCTCCTCACAGGTATTCCTCTGGTCATAGTCTGTCTGGTCCTAGCCATAGATAAAGATGCCTATGGCAATTCTCTGTCTGAAAGTCCTGCAGCTCTGCTTCAAGCCCGTGAATCATTGTAAGTTTATCTATTTATAGCTTTACTCAGCACACATtaatcaacagttaaaataaaagaaaactgcaAATCATCACCTAGAATTAGTCTACAGAGATCAGTTTTACCTGTTGTGTGGCCATATAATAACAAGCGCCCTAAAACACACCAGAGCTGGGCTTTAGTCCAGACCACCTTAGCTGAGCCTGGATGAGGATCAAGATCAGATTGGTGGGATATAAGCTGTAAAATATCAATTTTCTTAGTAAAGTGCACTTGCATCTTGACAGGACAAACACTGATGAAGGCCCCTGAAAATATTCTGCTACGATGTAATTACACTTCACtaagaaaattcactttgtgTCCAACCCTGTCATGATTCATGTGATATATCTTGGATAACATACCAATCTGTCCAAGTGCAGTGACCTTCCCATACAGTTATGATGAAAATTGTGACAGTGAAATTGGGATCAAATTGGGAACCCCCAGGGGTCGCTGAGGGGCTTCTAGGGTGCGCTCAGTAAAataaggaatagtttaatttcaccataACTGATTCActaaaaatacaatacaaaaaatttAATAGCAgtattattttaacataataTCACTACACTGAATCTGTTGTCAGtagatcataaagtttcatctgtatcagacacgaaacaggtttcttcttaccttacgtttcggcggtaagcttccgccttcatcagaggtgtcactaggtggtgtgtgacgtgtctttaTCACATAGCATCAGCTGAGaaagacacgtcacacaccacctagtgacacctctgatgaaggcggaagcttaccgccgaaacgtaaggtaagaagaaacctgtttcgtgtctgatacagatgaaactttatgatctatATAAAGTGTAGACACTATGAATCTTCATGGACTATCtattgtcagtgttcaagtatggtATCTAAGCAATTTCATACTTAAGCACTaagcaaaatacattttcataacaCAATCTggagggcaaaatcacttcatgaatgtgtgtgtggcttttggaAGTCAGCTTGGGGATCCAGAGCatgaaaagtttgagaacccctgacTGAGACTACAATGAGGCTGAGTTAAAATAGGCTTGAAGGCATTACCAGACTTGAGCACTTACCGCCCTGAGGCGCATGCGATTGTATTTGTCATAAATGTCAgtgcatgttaatgtgttaCACTGaaccctctccctccccccatcccctAGCTGCTGGCTACAAAGTGACATCTTCTTCTACGTGACGGTGGTAGCATTCGTTCTGCTGATCCTGCTGTGCAACATCACTGTGTTTGTCGTGGTTCTGATCCAGATCAGACACATGAGGATGCATAAGCCAGCAGCACACAGCCACAGTGCACTGCATGAGTTGAAGACAGTGGCCAGTCTCACTGTCCTGTTAGGCTTGACCTGGCCGTTAGCCTTTTTTGCACTGGGGCCAGCCAGAGTGGCTCTGCTGTACCTGTTCTCCATCCTCAACAGCTTACAAGGTGGGCTTGAGCTATAGTTTAGCAGTAAATGATTATTGATTAAATCTTGCTTGAGatgcatgtgcattttcattcaattttgttattattttaaatggcATGGTATTTAGCATAATGGTGGGTTTTGAGTAAAATGTTCTATTgccaaaacatttatttatttatttatttatttatttatttattttttaacagctCATCTTCTTAATTTTGAAAAGGTTCCATAAGACCAAGGGGTCCCATACAGGGGCCTCCAATCCTTCAACTTAAGATAAAACTCTCCAACATCTGAGGCTGCAAGATTTTGATCATAAAGCAAATATGGTTATTGAAAAGTCACAGTAATGTGGTGAAAATGACACCCCGCTCAACAGTGTAGTTAAACCTAATACCTTGAAATCCACATGGATCAAATGAAACCATGAAATGAAACAGACCATATAGAGACACAGAGAAGAACTCTCTAACCTCTCTGTGTTGTCTCTTAAAGTCAAAAATCTGAAGCACTGGAATGACAGAAGGGTTTGTTTACCTCTGGTCTAAGTCCTCTCTTGTCTGTGCCTGCAGGTTTCTTTGTTTTCGTGTTCCACTGTCTGATGAAGGAAAACGTGAGGAAACAGTGGAGAATCCACTTGTGCTGCGGTCGATTTAGACTCAGTGATTACTCAGGTAACTGTTGCATAGGGATGGCAAAAATTAGGGCAGCAGGATGTACTGCAGGAAACATGAACTGAAGATTTTGTATGGTATAGTGAAtgttgaatagaatagaatagaatatgttGCAACGAAACAGAGGTTGTTCATGCTTGAAAGACACTTATTTTCCATGGTACACAACACTGTAATTCCTTATTTTAAGCAGTAACCAACCATTTCTTGGctagtttattattatattgccATAAAATAGAGCTAGGCACACATAGTTGATGGGAAGTATTTTAAGTTGACAACCATTCTTGCTTTTTATCCTGTGTGTTCAGACTGGAGTCGCTCTGTGACACTGGGTGGGCGCTGCAAACAGAACCAGTTGGTCCGCTCTTCCTCCAGCAGGTCTGTAAACACGTCCTCCATCAGGAAGGTCTCCGACTCCTCCACCGGATCAGGACCAAACCACCACCAGGGGGAGTGAACAAGTTTTTAGATGGGCTGTATACTGCAAGACTTTTCCTTCTTCAAGTCCTGTATTATCTCCCTTATCTCCtacaaaacactgacagcacTATAAATACAGCTCCATATCTGTTTTGGGCTTAGTGCCTCAGAGGAAGATGAAAGACACCTCCAAATTTTATGGGTGATGCAGTGGAACCTTACTTAGGAAGTTCTCACTACGTACATCTGAATCAGTGGAAGACCAGAACTTAAAATACACGTCGACATACAGTAGTGAAGGAATTCCTTGGAGGAATTCTTCAGTATGGAAAGTAGAAGTACACGATCTTTACCAGCCTTTTGTGTTTCAGATCATAAAACAATATTATCCTCCACAGGCTAAACTGAAAGAGTTAgcactttgttgtgtttgtgttcacccTGATTGCTTACATTTATAGGGAGCATCATTTTATACTCATTTACACAAAGTAATTAGAGCTGGCTTTCCACCCAAATTACCCAGATAAAGTAACACCAGGGTAACTTTACAAGGAACTGAAAGGTTCCCTCTGCCTGTTATTGTCAGCATTTCCTCTGCACCTTAATGACCCATGAAGATTAGGCAAATTAGTTTGCTGATGTATGAAGTCTTTTTTCTATACAGTAGCTCACAATTCCCTACGTGGGCTGTATTTTTCTTAGAAGCTCGTGGTCTCTATTATTGTTTCTGTCAAccatccttaaaaaaaaaaacataattttaattaaaatgcaaaataaatgtgcttttattttaagCTTCGTATATTGTACTggacttttttttgtgtgttgatgatgttgaatcagagcaacacacacaaggATTCAACACTGGTCATGCATACCACACCAAAGCCACCAATGACCCAAAGATCCAACAACCAGGTGCTAAATTAGGTGCCAAAAGCACAACTGATTcttctatacacacacactgaatgaaaaaacagaCTGTGTTGTCATAAATCTGTCAAACTAATAGAGTGACTCATTGTCAAAGAGCTGGAAATGTTTCATGACCAACAAATTGTGTGTTAGACAATACttcaatatcaatatttcaatacctaataatagaaataatagattaaacacaggtgttactagtAACATGAATTaaggttcagttccatttagGTGTAACAGAGCTTGGGCCCTGGTAACAACCCAGTCGCCAGGAAAAcatgttggcattttatgtttctgtaaac
Encoded here:
- the adgrg4a gene encoding adhesion G-protein coupled receptor G2; translated protein: MHEVSVNSSLPRHLAQNGTLTLGLPHNVDVNGNLQTENGNTLFGDISLFRIWARERTAEELESRTCADGDVVSWDLRQWGYSHNCPPVLDNSLQCARPALWLIILRIYTYSKLSFSSEVNVEVSPAADVQLVQSYITEQLKVTFSFNFLNLTADLNSLRIQPVVRPDTFFRVNMTLKMTGASGNPVDIIENWLKEVLEVNNTMAVLNLKIRENDSSKLNSDTDTTSWADPEMTACKPLMTISDLDKVNVTAGNSADVVDIIQDLIDVEFGSTGVAEGELSTSQLNVVMDKLDAVVHISNITEALGTKIINIIADILASKSDITPVANIVLNVTEKIGDKMDFQGESDSITAPSLAFSMINVDPEKFSGLTFGVSSISSNLDPKIFINQSFESEPFRDTVAAISLPSALHNFFPPQDRNRARVQFHFYGVQDLFKEPDTTAATQSNWTLNTYVVSASVSNSHVSNLHEQRVVVTLSHQHPKQDVTRAPLSDTDSQILTVISYLGSGISSIFLGVTLLTYIAFEKLRQDYPSKILINLSVALLGLNMLFLLDSWLSSFPSYGLCIFTAATLHYFLLASFTWMGLEAVHMYFALVKVFNVYVPSYILKFCAVGWGIPLVIVCLVLAIDKDAYGNSLSESPAALLQARESFCWLQSDIFFYVTVVAFVLLILLCNITVFVVVLIQIRHMRMHKPAAHSHSALHELKTVASLTVLLGLTWPLAFFALGPARVALLYLFSILNSLQGFFVFVFHCLMKENVRKQWRIHLCCGRFRLSDYSDWSRSVTLGGRCKQNQLVRSSSSRSVNTSSIRKVSDSSTGSGPNHHQGE